A stretch of DNA from Deltaproteobacteria bacterium:
GGAGAATCCCGTGACAGTGAACCCCTTTCTCGTCAAAAACGTGCTGCGTACCTACGACCAGCACCTCGACGCCGGCCGCCGCATAGCCAGGTTCAAAAAATACATGAACCGCGCCGGGGAAGGGGACTTTGTGTCCATCTCTCAAGAAGCCAAGCGGCGCCAGATGGTCGAAAAGGTGACCCGGGAGATCGTGGATAACCTTATCGGCTCGGAGAGCACGAACCCGGTTGTCATTGAAATCAAGCAACAGCTTTCCCAGGAGCTGGGCGGCGAAGCAATCTTCCGCTACCCGCCCAACGGGGACGGGTTGCAGATTCTCCGCAATACCCCAGACGGCGTCGCTGAATTGACCAACGGGGAAAAGAATGCTTTCATGCAGCGCCTTTGGGACGTGGCGCTGAACAAAGTCAACGAAACCATGCTCTAACGAGCTGAAGCGCCCCGGATTTCCCGTGGGCCAACCGAGTCGGGGCACATTCCCGGCGGGAGCGGATCATGACTATCTCCACCATCAACACCCCTGTCACCGGTTATGAAACCAACCGGCTGGAACACCTGGAATCGTCGCGTCCCGATACGCAAAAATCCAAGGCGGCCCAGACAGCAGGCTCGGACCGTATCTCCATTTCGGGCGAAGGACGTCTCAAGGCGTCCATGTTCAACGCGGCCCAGGCTGACGAAGGCGTCCGAACCGACAAGGTGGCCGAAATCAAGGCCAGGATCTCCTCGGGCGCCTACGCGGTCGACAGTCAGGACATCGCGACCAAAATGGTCCAGCAAGAGCTGGATATTTGGGGATGACATCCACGCGAACGCCCGACATCAAGCCCGGAACACCCGTCTTCCGGGCTTTTTCATGAATTTGCCAAACACCGCTCCGTGCCACCCAAATCCCGCAGCAACACCCGCGACGGACAGGACAAATCGACCTGGGGCGCTTGCAGCCCCAGCCGCTCCTGAACATTGACACAAAGAGGTCCCGCCAGATTGAGCGTGCTCCCCTCGGGGTTCCCCTTGGGCACGGTCACGCTGACCAAAATGACCAAGTCCCGGATGGACCGCACCTTGAGAATCCGTTCCTCGGC
This window harbors:
- the flgM gene encoding flagellar biosynthesis anti-sigma factor FlgM, which gives rise to MTISTINTPVTGYETNRLEHLESSRPDTQKSKAAQTAGSDRISISGEGRLKASMFNAAQADEGVRTDKVAEIKARISSGAYAVDSQDIATKMVQQELDIWG